A window of the Marinitoga hydrogenitolerans DSM 16785 genome harbors these coding sequences:
- a CDS encoding thermonuclease family protein: MIKKLYIFVGILISLLLITSCSKQTQINKSYIEKNYYVSKVIDGDTIKVYYDGDETSVRLIGIDTPETHSGDKPVGELGDTAYWFVRNKIYSENSKKSYVYLDFDTDKYGYYGRLLAYVYYKGKDGKIHFLNEEIIQNGYARPLFYSDTSKHKETFIEAYVYAYENRKGIFQFYDDDNRKIYENDLSDLDIGKIRWVRFKVKSISRSGSFYHIYSENNKVYITIRSDEYKAFFKNLNIYDLDNKEIEVYGEVWKDNGIYEILARAEFEFRIIK; the protein is encoded by the coding sequence ATGATAAAAAAACTATATATATTTGTTGGTATTCTAATCTCTTTACTTCTTATTACTTCTTGTTCAAAACAAACACAAATTAATAAATCTTATATTGAAAAAAATTATTATGTGAGCAAAGTAATTGATGGTGACACAATAAAAGTATATTATGATGGCGATGAAACTTCCGTTAGATTAATAGGAATAGATACTCCGGAAACACATAGTGGAGATAAACCTGTTGGAGAGTTAGGAGATACAGCATATTGGTTCGTTAGAAATAAAATATATTCTGAAAATTCAAAAAAATCATATGTTTATTTAGACTTCGATACTGACAAATATGGGTATTATGGAAGATTACTAGCTTATGTTTATTATAAAGGTAAAGATGGAAAAATTCATTTTTTAAATGAAGAAATTATACAAAACGGTTATGCAAGGCCTCTTTTTTATTCTGATACTTCAAAGCATAAAGAAACCTTTATTGAAGCTTATGTTTATGCTTATGAAAACAGAAAAGGAATTTTCCAGTTTTATGACGATGATAACAGAAAAATTTATGAAAATGATCTTTCTGATTTGGATATTGGAAAGATTAGATGGGTTCGTTTTAAAGTTAAAAGTATTTCGCGTTCTGGTTCCTTTTACCATATTTACTCAGAAAATAATAAAGTATATATAACTATTAGAAGTGATGAGTATAAAGCTTTTTTTAAAAATTTAAATATATATGATCTTGATAATAAAGAAATAGAAGTGTATGGTGAAGTTTGGAAAGATAATGGGATTTATGAAATTTTAGCTCGAGCTGAATTTGAATTTAGAATAATAAAATAA
- the priA gene encoding replication restart helicase PriA, which produces MYYYEIAVFGTYTYDTFTYTYEEKLSPGQRVLIDFRNQQKLGVIISETDEKNYNVKEIELVVDYKPLIKNEHIKLIKNASKKFLVPISEMGKLIFPPASSDKIKIKIIPKSPLSNIEKPIFLNEYYRKFKTKKAANKALKKMIKENIVELNIHIKKELKKKRKVVILKKDIIEVLNEKISNSGIKVVNYINEKNNKIYENELYEQKIISRSSTALKTLIKKGIIEIIDEEEVNEEPFIVELTDKQKELKEKILKNKDEIDLLYGVTGSGKTEIFFEVMEEYLIKNKKIMIIIPEISLTPQFVSRIKKRFPAKNIGVYHSSINSSIRTKTWYDAVNGNIDIIIGTRSAVWIPLKDLGMIIIDEEHDQSLYQFDQISYDAVEIAYLRAKIEKIKLILSSATPTLREMKKAYKGEINLLELKERVFTEMPDIEVIDLKKEEKVSWIFTKKVLEEINKILKNNKKVLIFSPTKGYANYLICTNCGNVLKCDNCDVSYTYHRYENKLKCHYCGIEKKVPNSCPVCGNPELQLRGYGTERVVNELLKFFLSNKIIRMDREVIKTHEELNKAFEEIKKEGPAIIVGTKMITKGLDIEDIKLVVILDSDRYLNFPEYTSQEHTASLLIQVAGRSGRKEKGKVLLQTFKSESDFFKFVKEHNYDKIVELELKNREKYKYPPYSELLMIIFSNPKFETALKESEEFFNILKNKDLNVELLEPTEPLIPKLRGQYRYQIVIKGNIDHDEFYEIIKNYNKKMHIFLNPPTTLI; this is translated from the coding sequence ATGTATTATTATGAAATAGCGGTTTTTGGAACATATACATATGATACATTTACATATACTTATGAAGAAAAATTATCACCTGGCCAAAGGGTGCTAATTGATTTTAGAAATCAGCAAAAATTAGGTGTAATTATTTCAGAAACCGATGAAAAAAATTATAATGTGAAAGAAATAGAATTGGTTGTGGATTATAAACCGTTGATAAAAAATGAACATATAAAATTAATAAAAAATGCATCAAAAAAATTTCTTGTTCCTATAAGTGAAATGGGGAAATTAATATTTCCCCCGGCTTCTTCAGATAAAATAAAAATAAAAATAATACCTAAATCCCCTTTGTCGAATATAGAAAAACCTATATTTTTAAATGAATATTATAGAAAATTCAAAACTAAAAAAGCAGCAAATAAAGCATTAAAAAAAATGATAAAAGAAAACATTGTTGAATTGAATATACATATAAAGAAAGAATTAAAAAAGAAAAGAAAAGTAGTTATATTGAAAAAAGATATAATTGAAGTATTAAATGAAAAAATATCCAATAGCGGTATAAAAGTTGTAAATTATATTAATGAAAAAAATAATAAAATATATGAAAATGAACTATATGAACAAAAAATAATTTCGCGATCTTCTACAGCTTTAAAAACATTAATAAAAAAAGGAATTATAGAAATTATTGATGAAGAAGAGGTAAATGAAGAACCGTTTATAGTAGAACTTACAGATAAACAGAAAGAATTGAAAGAAAAAATACTAAAAAATAAAGATGAAATAGATCTTTTATATGGTGTAACTGGAAGTGGAAAAACAGAGATATTTTTCGAAGTTATGGAAGAATATTTGATTAAGAATAAAAAAATAATGATTATAATACCAGAGATTTCATTAACACCACAATTTGTTTCTCGTATAAAAAAAAGATTTCCAGCTAAAAATATAGGTGTGTATCATTCAAGTATAAATAGTTCCATAAGAACAAAAACCTGGTATGATGCTGTAAATGGAAATATAGATATTATTATTGGAACGAGGAGTGCTGTTTGGATTCCATTAAAAGATCTTGGAATGATAATAATAGATGAAGAACATGACCAATCACTATATCAATTTGATCAGATTTCATATGATGCTGTAGAAATAGCATATTTAAGAGCAAAAATAGAAAAAATAAAATTAATATTATCTTCAGCAACACCAACATTGAGAGAAATGAAAAAGGCATATAAAGGAGAAATTAATCTTTTAGAATTAAAAGAAAGAGTTTTTACAGAAATGCCAGATATTGAAGTTATTGATTTGAAAAAAGAAGAAAAGGTAAGCTGGATTTTTACTAAAAAAGTTTTAGAGGAAATAAATAAAATCTTAAAAAATAATAAAAAAGTACTTATTTTTTCTCCAACTAAAGGATATGCAAATTATTTAATATGTACAAATTGTGGAAATGTTTTAAAATGCGACAATTGTGATGTATCTTATACGTATCACCGCTATGAAAATAAGTTAAAATGCCATTATTGTGGTATAGAAAAAAAGGTTCCAAATTCATGTCCAGTATGTGGAAATCCAGAATTACAACTTAGAGGGTATGGAACAGAGAGAGTGGTAAATGAGTTGTTGAAATTTTTTCTATCTAATAAGATTATTAGAATGGATAGAGAAGTAATAAAAACACATGAAGAGTTAAATAAAGCTTTTGAAGAAATAAAAAAAGAAGGACCGGCTATAATCGTTGGAACTAAAATGATAACCAAAGGTCTTGATATAGAAGATATTAAATTGGTAGTAATCCTTGATAGCGATAGATATTTAAATTTCCCTGAATACACATCTCAAGAACATACAGCTTCATTGTTAATTCAGGTTGCAGGTAGATCTGGAAGAAAAGAAAAAGGAAAAGTTTTACTTCAAACATTTAAATCTGAAAGTGATTTTTTTAAATTTGTAAAAGAACATAATTATGATAAAATTGTTGAATTAGAATTAAAAAATAGGGAAAAATATAAATACCCACCATATTCAGAATTATTAATGATTATATTTTCTAATCCGAAATTTGAAACGGCATTGAAAGAATCAGAAGAATTTTTTAATATATTGAAAAATAAAGATTTAAATGTAGAATTATTAGAACCAACAGAACCATTAATACCTAAATTAAGAGGACAATATAGATATCAAATAGTAATTAAAGGAAATATAGATCATGATGAATTTTATGAAATTATTAAAAATTATAATAAAAAAATGCATATTTTCTTGAATCCACCAACAACATTAATATAA
- a CDS encoding alpha-amylase family glycosyl hydrolase — protein sequence MKKIFMFIFLILIFTMSFSIKSVIYYTASASNVSIIGDFSDEPIQMEKTNTGLWKKTFELEEGEYKYLFLVDGKEILDYKNTNTVYSNGKLYSLLIIKEEKTYYPSIGDGKVGFIKHEKERKYINPVKPGDIYLSIEVQKKDIEDVYFVGNAKIVKKEKLTFDKTELYRFHVKTPANVLRYKFIIKDGENSIEYPNLDYFEFDFNKPIIKYFDVPDWTKGRIYYQIFPERFRNGDKTNDPAYTYEWYGNYTSSSLGSNGFYGGDLKGIIESIEYLKNLGIEAIYLNPIFESVSSHKYDTKDYLRIDSHFGDDKTFIQMVKDLKKNNIKIILDGVFNHTGDEFFAMQDIFRNQKRSKYLDWYFIKKFPVTKSADSYESWWGYADLPKLNLENPEVKAYITTVLGKWMEYGIDGWRLDAVDQVKNSFWENFFYPIVKGINENAVISGEYWKDSTQYFEKPAFDTVMNYLFRDAALGYAKGGSAYNFVKNTNAYLEKYPPQIIHTLWNLLDSHDTPRAITELNDDIDKFKIAVGIQMTFIGAPVIYYGDEIGLTGERDPWCRKPFPWDEEFWNMDIYNYYKSLIKLRKEHEALRYGEYEVIKTKLGALIYRRYTENDEVIIISNSRKIPVKANIELNGDYIDYFTGEKIKTIEKISGLTFRILIRQ from the coding sequence ATGAAAAAAATTTTTATGTTTATATTTTTAATATTAATTTTTACAATGTCATTTTCAATAAAAAGTGTTATATACTATACTGCAAGTGCTTCAAATGTTTCAATAATAGGGGATTTTTCAGATGAACCTATTCAAATGGAAAAAACAAATACGGGATTATGGAAAAAAACTTTTGAATTAGAAGAAGGGGAATATAAATATTTATTTTTAGTAGATGGAAAGGAGATTCTGGATTATAAAAATACAAACACTGTTTATTCAAACGGAAAATTATATTCATTACTCATAATAAAAGAAGAAAAAACATATTACCCATCTATAGGTGATGGAAAAGTTGGATTTATAAAACATGAAAAAGAAAGAAAATATATAAATCCAGTAAAACCTGGAGATATTTATTTATCAATAGAAGTGCAAAAAAAAGATATTGAAGATGTATATTTTGTTGGTAATGCAAAAATCGTAAAAAAAGAGAAATTAACATTTGATAAAACAGAATTATATAGATTCCATGTGAAAACACCTGCTAATGTATTGAGATATAAGTTTATTATAAAAGATGGTGAAAATAGTATCGAATATCCTAATTTAGATTATTTTGAATTTGATTTTAATAAACCAATAATAAAATATTTTGATGTACCAGATTGGACAAAAGGTAGAATATATTATCAAATATTTCCAGAAAGATTTAGAAATGGAGATAAAACAAATGATCCAGCATATACATATGAATGGTATGGTAATTATACATCATCATCATTAGGTTCTAATGGATTTTATGGTGGAGATTTAAAAGGTATTATAGAATCAATAGAATATTTAAAAAATTTAGGAATAGAGGCAATTTATTTAAATCCAATCTTCGAATCAGTTTCTAGTCATAAATATGATACTAAAGATTATTTAAGAATAGATTCACATTTTGGTGATGACAAAACATTTATCCAAATGGTTAAGGACTTAAAGAAAAACAATATAAAAATAATTCTTGATGGAGTTTTTAATCATACAGGTGATGAATTTTTTGCCATGCAGGATATATTTAGAAATCAAAAAAGATCTAAGTACTTAGATTGGTATTTTATAAAGAAATTTCCAGTTACAAAGTCTGCAGATAGCTATGAATCATGGTGGGGATATGCGGACCTTCCTAAATTAAACTTAGAAAATCCTGAAGTAAAAGCTTATATTACCACTGTCTTAGGAAAATGGATGGAATATGGCATTGATGGTTGGAGATTAGATGCAGTAGATCAAGTGAAAAATTCATTCTGGGAAAATTTCTTTTATCCTATAGTAAAAGGGATAAATGAAAATGCTGTTATTAGTGGTGAATACTGGAAAGATTCTACTCAATATTTCGAAAAACCAGCTTTTGATACTGTTATGAATTATTTGTTTAGAGATGCAGCTTTGGGATATGCAAAAGGCGGAAGTGCTTATAATTTTGTAAAAAACACAAATGCTTATTTAGAAAAGTATCCGCCTCAAATAATTCATACATTATGGAATTTATTAGATAGTCATGATACACCAAGAGCAATTACAGAATTAAATGATGATATTGATAAATTTAAAATAGCAGTTGGTATTCAAATGACCTTTATTGGAGCGCCAGTTATATATTATGGAGATGAAATAGGGTTGACAGGTGAAAGAGATCCTTGGTGTAGAAAACCATTTCCATGGGATGAAGAATTTTGGAATATGGATATATATAATTACTATAAATCTCTTATAAAACTTAGAAAAGAACATGAAGCATTAAGATATGGAGAATATGAAGTAATAAAAACAAAATTAGGCGCTTTGATATATAGAAGATATACTGAAAATGATGAAGTAATTATAATATCCAATTCAAGAAAAATACCTGTAAAAGCAAATATAGAACTAAATGGGGATTATATAGATTATTTTACAGGCGAAAAAATAAAAACAATTGAAAAAATATCAGGATTAACATTTAGAATATTAATAAGGCAGTGA
- a CDS encoding nucleotidyltransferase, with protein sequence MKVLGVIVEYNPFHNGHLYHLKKAKEIVKPDFTIAVMSGNFVQRGEPAILDKFARTEIALNMGIDIVIELPFVYSIQDANGFALGSIGILERTKVVTDIVFGSESADIETLNIISDIIYKQPDKFKNLLKKYLKEGYSFPNARKYALIHFFEKNNILKKEKVLAIEKSNDILGLEYLKALKYYNSKIVPHVIQRQGANYNDEEFKGNFSSATAIRKLWKEEMYELIKESVPQKTYEILKREENLGKAPIFIEDYEISLLSFLRTLNRDDIQEIFGINEGLEQRIIEAAKQSASIIEFYRLVKAKRFTYTRIKRTLLSIYFRLKKDLIYDANKYGPQYLRVLGFTKKGRKLLSVMREQVAYPIIVTPSNYISIIKNIERDLDNKRKEWEIKKNLYFKMIEYDFKVSNVYSMYYKNKEFSRGEIDKKAKIIILK encoded by the coding sequence TTGAAAGTATTAGGGGTAATCGTTGAATATAATCCATTCCATAATGGACATTTATATCACTTAAAAAAAGCTAAAGAGATAGTAAAACCTGACTTCACCATTGCGGTGATGAGTGGAAATTTTGTTCAAAGAGGAGAACCAGCAATTCTAGATAAATTTGCCAGAACAGAAATTGCGCTTAATATGGGAATAGATATTGTTATCGAATTACCCTTTGTGTATTCTATTCAAGATGCAAATGGTTTTGCATTGGGGTCTATTGGGATTTTAGAAAGGACAAAAGTTGTAACAGATATAGTATTTGGGAGCGAATCAGCAGATATTGAAACATTAAATATTATTTCTGATATAATATATAAGCAACCAGATAAGTTTAAAAATCTTTTAAAAAAATATCTAAAAGAAGGATATTCTTTTCCGAATGCGAGAAAATACGCATTAATTCATTTTTTTGAAAAAAATAATATCTTAAAAAAAGAAAAAGTTTTGGCTATTGAAAAATCTAATGATATATTAGGATTGGAATATTTAAAAGCTTTAAAATATTATAATTCTAAAATCGTCCCACATGTGATACAACGACAGGGGGCAAATTATAATGATGAAGAATTTAAAGGTAATTTTTCTAGTGCTACAGCCATTAGAAAATTGTGGAAAGAAGAAATGTATGAATTAATAAAAGAATCAGTTCCACAGAAAACATATGAAATATTAAAAAGGGAAGAGAATTTAGGTAAAGCTCCAATATTTATTGAAGATTATGAAATATCTTTACTATCTTTTTTAAGAACATTAAATAGGGATGATATTCAAGAAATTTTTGGAATTAATGAAGGTTTGGAACAAAGAATAATAGAAGCTGCAAAACAAAGTGCATCTATAATAGAATTTTACCGTTTAGTAAAAGCTAAAAGATTTACTTATACTAGAATAAAAAGGACACTCTTAAGTATTTATTTTAGACTAAAAAAAGATTTGATATATGATGCTAATAAATACGGCCCTCAATATTTAAGAGTTCTGGGTTTTACAAAAAAAGGAAGAAAATTATTATCAGTAATGAGAGAACAAGTAGCGTATCCAATAATTGTCACGCCATCAAATTATATTTCTATTATAAAAAATATTGAAAGGGATTTAGATAATAAACGCAAAGAATGGGAAATAAAAAAGAATTTATATTTTAAAATGATAGAATATGATTTTAAAGTATCTAATGTATATTCAATGTATTATAAAAATAAAGAATTTTCTAGAGGAGAAATAGATAAAAAAGCAAAAATAATTATTCTTAAGTGA
- the panD gene encoding aspartate 1-decarboxylase: protein MFRILLKGKIHRATVTEKNIHYEGSVTIDEELMELSGIEENELVQIVDINNGARFETYVIKGPRGSRIIGLNGAAARMVELGDKVIIMAYGLYSKEEKSNPKIVVVDDKNNPKILKNHEEPRTEC, encoded by the coding sequence ATGTTTAGAATATTATTAAAAGGAAAAATTCATCGGGCAACAGTTACGGAAAAAAATATCCATTATGAAGGAAGTGTCACGATAGATGAAGAATTAATGGAACTTTCAGGTATCGAAGAAAATGAATTAGTTCAAATAGTAGATATTAATAATGGAGCCAGATTTGAAACATATGTTATTAAAGGTCCGAGAGGCTCAAGAATTATAGGATTAAATGGTGCTGCAGCAAGAATGGTGGAATTAGGGGATAAAGTTATAATTATGGCATATGGGTTGTATTCCAAAGAAGAAAAAAGTAATCCGAAAATAGTTGTAGTAGATGATAAAAATAATCCAAAAATTCTAAAAAATCATGAAGAACCTAGAACGGAGTGCTAA
- a CDS encoding ATPase — protein MSRTVLIDGSVSYSSNAQIIHSKILKELVMEFLKDLEERNESLITFFSLFLKNEDAVDIDERYDLDQIIKMLFALSAEKIDEIDSSPFYSFPKLSDKKEQITKFVERIYNLWRNKHRFMIQKSEYVSNGIQKIYKEMILVRNNTDFKSLITNFYRQILINISDDRLKVLRQLPSGAQVAFSVDNPKFKNDVLNGKDNLYKVPFVWGVVFEPPVIFYTNSNKRKGVFKVIDSPILDNIDLENPKDWFAFPIHVGKKYILVYVYKEYLAMAAGLTNLFELAGFGIVQRKKPDGIYFFGLEDKFFEKPEYKNGVIYKEKDGTYISLLGRDKHLDYFGYMKKMILTNHNLRIIDENNLPIHGALAEIVLRNGKKANIMLIGDSGAGKSETLDALNRLSKEVSEVNILIDDMGSLEIDDSGNVVAFGTETGAFVRLDDLQPGYAYSAIDRSIFMNPNEINARVIVPYSNYKEIIKPTKIDYFFYANNYVKVEDNNYIVFYDDWKKAYDVFSKGARMAKGTTAEVGLTYSYFANPFGAVQRKEKHEIIAQRFIKQMIKTNVKVGEIKTQLGINGFEDLGPTLAAKSLLRLIDEQ, from the coding sequence ATGTCAAGAACTGTTTTAATTGATGGTAGTGTGTCTTATTCATCAAATGCTCAGATTATTCACAGTAAAATATTAAAAGAATTGGTTATGGAATTTCTAAAGGATTTAGAAGAAAGAAATGAAAGTTTAATTACTTTTTTTTCACTTTTTTTAAAAAATGAAGATGCTGTAGATATTGATGAAAGATATGATTTAGATCAAATAATAAAAATGCTATTCGCTTTATCTGCAGAAAAAATTGATGAAATTGATTCTTCGCCATTTTATAGTTTCCCAAAATTAAGTGATAAAAAGGAGCAAATTACAAAGTTTGTTGAAAGAATATATAACTTATGGAGGAACAAACATAGATTTATGATACAAAAAAGCGAATATGTTTCTAATGGTATTCAAAAAATATATAAAGAAATGATTCTTGTAAGGAACAATACTGACTTTAAAAGTTTAATTACTAATTTTTATCGCCAAATATTAATTAATATTTCTGACGATAGATTAAAAGTTTTAAGACAATTACCAAGTGGTGCTCAAGTCGCATTTTCTGTTGATAATCCAAAATTTAAAAATGATGTTCTTAATGGAAAAGATAATTTGTATAAAGTTCCATTTGTTTGGGGAGTTGTTTTCGAACCACCTGTTATTTTTTATACAAATTCAAATAAACGAAAAGGTGTTTTTAAAGTTATAGATTCTCCTATCCTTGATAATATTGATTTAGAAAATCCTAAAGATTGGTTTGCTTTTCCTATTCATGTTGGAAAAAAATATATTTTAGTTTATGTATATAAGGAATACTTAGCTATGGCCGCTGGTTTAACAAATTTATTTGAATTAGCGGGATTTGGAATAGTTCAAAGAAAAAAACCCGATGGTATATATTTCTTTGGTTTAGAAGATAAGTTTTTTGAAAAACCTGAATATAAAAATGGCGTTATTTACAAAGAAAAAGACGGAACTTATATAAGTCTTTTAGGAAGAGACAAGCATCTTGACTATTTTGGTTATATGAAAAAAATGATATTAACAAATCATAATTTAAGAATTATAGACGAAAATAATCTTCCTATACACGGGGCATTAGCTGAAATTGTTTTAAGAAACGGAAAAAAGGCAAACATAATGTTAATAGGAGATAGTGGAGCTGGGAAGTCTGAAACATTAGATGCTTTAAATAGGCTTTCAAAAGAAGTATCTGAAGTCAACATTTTAATAGATGATATGGGTTCATTAGAAATTGATGATAGTGGAAATGTTGTAGCTTTCGGAACTGAAACGGGTGCTTTTGTAAGATTGGATGATTTACAACCAGGATACGCTTATTCTGCTATAGATAGAAGTATTTTTATGAATCCTAATGAGATAAATGCAAGGGTAATTGTTCCATACTCAAATTATAAAGAAATTATCAAACCAACAAAAATTGATTATTTCTTTTATGCTAATAATTATGTCAAAGTTGAAGACAATAATTATATTGTTTTTTATGATGATTGGAAAAAAGCATATGATGTTTTCTCAAAAGGTGCAAGAATGGCAAAAGGTACTACTGCAGAGGTTGGATTAACTTATAGTTATTTTGCAAATCCTTTTGGTGCTGTTCAAAGAAAAGAAAAACATGAAATTATAGCCCAAAGATTTATAAAACAGATGATAAAAACTAATGTTAAAGTTGGTGAAATCAAAACTCAATTAGGGATTAACGGATTTGAAGATTTAGGACCTACTTTAGCTGCAAAATCTTTAT